The Christiangramia forsetii KT0803 DNA segment ACGTGGGGTCGATTTTTTCTCGAATGATTACCTGGGTTTTTCAAGATCTGAAGCTATTACAGGAAATAGCCTGAAAATAATAAAAGAATTCGGGACTGTAAACGGAGCTACCGGTTCCCGTCTTCTATCAGGAAATCATCCTCTTTTCAAAAAAGTAGAAAACCAGCTTGCCAGTTTTCATAATTCCCAGTCTGCCTTAATATTTAATTCGGGGTACGATGCTAATATTGGCTTTTTTTCGGCGGTTCTCCAAAAAGCTGATATCATTTTATATGATGAATTCTCTCATGCTTCAATACGTGACGGACTTAAAATGAGCCTGGCCAGAAATTACAAATTTCAGCATAATGATTTGGGAGATCTGGCACAGAAACTGGAGCGTTTAACTTCAAACAAGGAGGAAAAAGAGATCTATATTGTGACTGAATCTGTTTTTTCTATGGATGGGGATTCTCCAGACATGATAGGCCTTGTGGAATTAGCTGAAAAGTATCATGCAAATCTTATTGTAGATGAAGCTCATGCCACCGGTGTTTTTGGAGAAAAGGGTCAGGGCCTTGTCCAGCAACTGAAATTAGAAAGTAGAATTTTTGCCAGAATTCATACTTTTGGGAAAGCAATGGGATGTCATGGTGCGGTGATTCTCGGGAGTAGTGATCTAAAGGATTATCTGGTAAACTTTTCCCGAAGCCTT contains these protein-coding regions:
- a CDS encoding aminotransferase class I/II-fold pyridoxal phosphate-dependent enzyme, with product MKKLPLKLEKRLQKRKDEDSFRKLLPFPRGVDFFSNDYLGFSRSEAITGNSLKIIKEFGTVNGATGSRLLSGNHPLFKKVENQLASFHNSQSALIFNSGYDANIGFFSAVLQKADIILYDEFSHASIRDGLKMSLARNYKFQHNDLGDLAQKLERLTSNKEEKEIYIVTESVFSMDGDSPDMIGLVELAEKYHANLIVDEAHATGVFGEKGQGLVQQLKLESRIFARIHTFGKAMGCHGAVILGSSDLKDYLVNFSRSLIYTTALSPHAVATISAAYRNLDREQGHLNELKKNIQHFKSEILQNNLQYIFIESDSAIQACVISGNTKVKRAALELQKQGFIVKPILSPTVPAESERLRFCIHSYNSKQEISEVLKVLSNFVANSE